One window of the Emcibacter sp. genome contains the following:
- a CDS encoding acyl-CoA dehydrogenase family protein: MYQFKLSPVLMPAHAEDLRAEVRAFLDREMTEVTPVARAKTWAACDPEFSRRLGAQGWIGMTWPREYGGQERPAIDRYVVMEELLAAGAPVGAHWIADRQSGPLIQNYGSEAAKTAFLRGITKGEIFFCIGMSEPNAGSDLAAIETSAERVDGGWVVNGAKLWTTNVSDAHQMIALVRTDRSRETRHDGMSQLIIDLEAPGVTRRTIEDHQSERHFGEVHFDNVFVPDDMLIGEAGHGWKQVIEELALERSGPERYLSSYRLYEELVQAHKGRADMVIESLVGELTAKLWNLRQMSLSVYESVGAKEKPDIEAAIVKDLGTTFEQALPLMVQAGIEQNDGQPAGSDLVDVMEYLLLFSPIFSLRGGTREVLRGIIAREIGLR, encoded by the coding sequence GTGTATCAGTTCAAGCTGTCTCCGGTTTTGATGCCAGCCCATGCCGAGGATTTGAGGGCCGAAGTGCGGGCCTTCCTTGACCGGGAGATGACAGAGGTAACGCCGGTCGCGCGCGCAAAAACCTGGGCGGCCTGTGACCCCGAATTCAGCCGTCGGCTGGGGGCGCAGGGATGGATCGGCATGACCTGGCCCAGGGAATATGGGGGGCAAGAGCGCCCGGCCATTGACCGTTATGTGGTGATGGAAGAACTGCTCGCGGCAGGCGCCCCGGTGGGTGCCCACTGGATCGCCGACCGGCAAAGTGGACCGCTCATCCAGAATTACGGTTCCGAGGCGGCAAAGACGGCTTTTTTGCGGGGGATTACAAAAGGCGAGATTTTCTTCTGTATCGGGATGAGCGAGCCCAATGCGGGGTCGGATCTTGCCGCCATCGAAACCTCGGCGGAACGTGTTGACGGGGGCTGGGTTGTGAATGGGGCCAAGCTCTGGACCACCAATGTTAGTGACGCCCATCAAATGATTGCGCTGGTTCGCACAGACCGGTCGCGGGAAACCCGGCACGATGGAATGAGCCAGCTTATTATCGACCTTGAGGCACCCGGTGTCACGCGCCGGACAATCGAAGATCATCAGTCGGAACGACATTTTGGCGAGGTTCATTTCGACAATGTCTTTGTACCTGATGACATGCTGATCGGCGAAGCTGGACATGGCTGGAAACAGGTCATCGAAGAACTCGCCCTGGAGCGAAGTGGCCCTGAGCGGTATCTCAGCAGTTACCGCCTCTATGAGGAACTTGTCCAGGCGCATAAGGGGCGCGCCGATATGGTGATTGAAAGTCTCGTTGGGGAACTTACCGCAAAGCTTTGGAATCTGCGCCAAATGTCATTGTCGGTTTATGAAAGCGTTGGCGCAAAGGAAAAACCGGATATCGAAGCGGCAATCGTCAAGGATCTTGGCACGACATTTGAGCAGGCTCTGCCACTGATGGTTCAAGCCGGGATCGAGCAGAACGATGGACAGCCAGCCGGGTCGGATCTGGTTGATGTCATGGAGTATCTTCTGCTTTTTTCCCCCATCTTTTCACTACGTGGCGGTACACGCGAAGTCTTGCGCGGCATCATTGCAAGAGAAATTGGACTGAGATGA
- a CDS encoding DUF1330 domain-containing protein, with amino-acid sequence MSAYIIGSLIVKDWDWYREYRNVTEPLVAKHGGRYLVKGGNPETVEGSAPTAHAVVMIEFPDRQSVLNWYNDPDYAPMIELRQKSKVVTELMLVDGLE; translated from the coding sequence ATGTCAGCATATATAATCGGATCATTGATAGTAAAAGACTGGGACTGGTACCGCGAATACAGAAATGTTACCGAACCGTTAGTCGCTAAACATGGAGGGCGTTATCTCGTTAAAGGTGGAAACCCGGAAACTGTAGAAGGTTCTGCTCCTACGGCCCACGCGGTGGTGATGATCGAGTTTCCGGACAGACAGTCCGTTCTGAACTGGTATAACGACCCTGATTATGCTCCCATGATCGAACTGCGCCAAAAGAGTAAAGTTGTCACTGAGCTCATGCTTGTCGACGGTCTTGAATAA
- a CDS encoding FAD-binding protein, giving the protein MNTDDPDWNSRVEAPLVLPDGASIDWDDTADVIVVGLGGAGVCAALEAMDGGASVIAIDRFGGGGATRMSGGVYYAGGGTPFQSEAGVEDTTEEMYKYLKLEVDDVVEDRTLRDFCKTSSESVEWLAGHGVRFNSTLSPKKTSYPASGYFLYHSGNETQAAYAARAKPAQRGHRTYGTGLTGHRFFDSLFKSALEKGLKLYSYSEGQRFIVSEDGEILGIKIRQVSKVSPAAGKLSRIARKFARSTTLLFPAIAEKLVQQANAISERDGKARFIQIKKAAILAAGGYIHNRKMVQQYAPEFSGAIPLGSIGCDGSGIRLGQTVGAMVGCMDNISAWRIIQPPAAMATGIIVNGKGERFIAEDCYGGTIGHHIARHHDGAAYIILDATLRRQVLFQALPGRGKLFRLQGAPALMGLFLSSRKAGSLEELARKCGMDPARLTDAVSHYNRSADGLEEAKFPKHPDFTGRIIKPPFYAIDISIGNRRYLCPSISLGGIIVNEATGQALDGEGKPIPKLYAAGKNAKGVSSHRYISGLSLADCVYSGRIAGRCAASSISSQKEKNVSA; this is encoded by the coding sequence ATGAATACCGATGATCCTGACTGGAACTCGCGGGTTGAGGCCCCTCTGGTTTTGCCTGACGGCGCGTCAATCGACTGGGACGATACCGCAGATGTTATCGTCGTTGGTCTCGGCGGCGCCGGCGTCTGTGCAGCCCTTGAGGCGATGGATGGTGGCGCGTCGGTTATTGCCATCGACCGGTTCGGCGGAGGTGGCGCCACCAGAATGTCCGGAGGCGTCTATTATGCAGGCGGCGGCACGCCTTTCCAGAGCGAAGCCGGGGTCGAAGATACTACCGAGGAAATGTACAAATACCTGAAGCTGGAGGTCGATGATGTAGTAGAAGACAGAACGCTGCGTGATTTTTGCAAGACCAGTTCAGAGAGCGTTGAATGGCTTGCAGGGCACGGGGTAAGGTTCAACAGTACTTTGTCACCGAAAAAGACATCCTATCCTGCCAGCGGCTATTTTCTCTACCATTCCGGCAATGAAACGCAGGCTGCTTATGCGGCCAGGGCCAAGCCGGCTCAGCGCGGTCACCGTACCTACGGGACTGGATTGACGGGCCACAGGTTTTTTGACTCGCTTTTTAAATCGGCACTGGAGAAAGGGCTAAAGCTCTATAGCTACAGCGAGGGCCAGCGGTTTATCGTTTCGGAAGACGGCGAGATTCTGGGGATCAAGATACGACAGGTTTCGAAAGTTTCTCCAGCTGCCGGAAAACTGAGCAGAATTGCCAGAAAGTTTGCCAGGTCAACAACGCTTCTGTTCCCTGCGATTGCAGAAAAGCTGGTGCAACAGGCGAATGCCATCTCTGAACGGGACGGCAAGGCAAGATTCATACAAATCAAAAAAGCCGCCATCCTCGCCGCAGGGGGATATATTCATAATCGCAAAATGGTTCAGCAGTATGCGCCGGAATTTTCCGGGGCGATTCCATTGGGAAGCATAGGCTGCGACGGTTCGGGGATACGCCTCGGTCAGACTGTGGGTGCCATGGTCGGGTGCATGGATAACATTTCCGCATGGCGGATTATCCAGCCACCGGCCGCGATGGCGACCGGCATCATCGTCAATGGGAAAGGCGAACGCTTTATCGCGGAGGATTGCTATGGCGGCACCATCGGCCATCATATTGCTCGTCACCATGACGGCGCGGCATATATCATTCTCGATGCGACCTTGCGTCGGCAGGTGTTGTTTCAGGCATTGCCCGGGCGCGGGAAATTGTTCCGTCTGCAGGGTGCCCCGGCGTTAATGGGCCTGTTTCTGAGTTCCAGGAAGGCGGGCTCGCTTGAAGAACTTGCCCGGAAGTGCGGTATGGATCCCGCCAGGCTCACGGATGCAGTCAGTCATTACAACCGGAGTGCAGACGGGTTAGAGGAAGCAAAATTCCCCAAGCATCCCGATTTTACCGGCAGAATTATAAAACCGCCGTTTTACGCAATCGATATTTCGATAGGCAACCGGCGTTACCTTTGCCCCTCCATCTCGCTCGGGGGTATTATCGTAAACGAGGCAACCGGACAGGCGCTTGACGGGGAGGGCAAACCCATCCCGAAACTTTATGCCGCCGGGAAGAATGCAAAAGGGGTGTCGTCGCATCGCTATATCAGCGGACTTTCATTGGCGGACTGTGTCTATTCCGGCCGTATTGCCGGTCGGTGCGCCGCTTCCAGTATTTCCAGCCAGAAAGAAAAAAATGTCTCAGCCTGA
- a CDS encoding enoyl-CoA hydratase/isomerase family protein, which yields MNYDSYKELAIEQEGRILTITINRPEAKNAINKGLHEEFSRIFYDVDADENVDVVVLSGSGGAFCAGGDLNWLLDMHGNAAETSIGIKRDRKIQNSILDLEKPIIAKVDGPAIGLGCSLALFCDFVYASEHSVFADPHVSIGLVAGDGGAVMWPQLIGYARARKYLLTGEAISAVEAADIGLITEAVPVGELDEKVSKMAKRLSRGASHSIKWTKAAINAGLKVTANAVIDRAAAFENVSQLLDDHRIALEAFQRKEKPKFTGR from the coding sequence ATGAATTACGATAGTTACAAGGAACTTGCCATCGAGCAGGAAGGTCGCATACTGACCATCACCATAAACCGCCCGGAAGCAAAAAATGCGATTAACAAGGGATTGCATGAAGAGTTTTCGAGAATTTTCTATGACGTGGACGCTGATGAAAACGTGGATGTCGTCGTGCTGAGCGGTTCTGGCGGCGCCTTTTGTGCCGGCGGCGATCTCAACTGGCTTTTGGATATGCATGGAAATGCCGCTGAAACGAGTATCGGCATCAAGCGGGACCGCAAAATCCAGAACTCAATCCTGGACCTTGAAAAACCTATCATTGCCAAGGTCGATGGACCTGCCATCGGTCTGGGCTGCTCGCTCGCGCTTTTCTGCGACTTCGTATACGCCAGTGAACATTCAGTATTTGCCGACCCGCATGTATCAATCGGTCTCGTTGCCGGGGATGGCGGGGCGGTCATGTGGCCGCAACTGATCGGGTACGCTCGTGCCCGTAAATATCTCCTGACGGGTGAAGCCATCAGCGCGGTCGAGGCCGCTGACATAGGGCTGATTACAGAGGCGGTTCCAGTGGGCGAACTCGATGAAAAAGTCTCCAAGATGGCAAAGCGGCTCTCCAGGGGTGCATCTCATTCTATCAAGTGGACGAAGGCCGCAATCAACGCGGGCCTGAAGGTCACAGCGAATGCGGTCATTGACCGTGCGGCAGCTTTTGAAAACGTATCCCAGCTTCTCGACGACCATCGCATTGCCCTGGAAGCATTCCAGCGTAAGGAAAAACCCAAGTTCACGGGACGTTAA
- a CDS encoding class I adenylate-forming enzyme family protein encodes MNKSVPQPSECFTPMGECQEHCVDLTVGDAIARAGQKWGDRDAVVYRHQPLIDDVVWTYKDLDATAERLAAVLLELGYKPGEKVAVWSPNHPDWILLEYAIAKAGLVIVALNPLYRPRELKFALQDSGAAGIFYADRIGAHAPAEAIAKVREEAPSLRYAHSFSSIRADLLKREVGGMPKISIDPGQTFMIQYTSGTTGVPKAVRLSHKAITITARNSYSQWRLNENSRVCFGFPLFHVGGSGNSVPGACLNGATALPLYIFKPAVTLDILEHEHCTAFIGVPTMLLTMLDDPTIAGRDFSAMKSIIVGGAPVSHDLLHRCQDIFNAEVINCYGQTETCGVTTTTLYSDREEKKVETSGRPLVGVGVSIRDEEGQVVPRGELGQLFYRGPGRMTGYGSADTPVAEGDAWIASGDLARMDEDDFVSITGRKKEMIIRGGENLSPVEIEHYMKEHAAIADVAVIGVPDEKYGEVACAVVRLRPEAELSSEDILQWCAERISRWKVPEYVEFVDEFPMTPSGKIQKFILQKIMSERLGVADRQRQESQRQNKGNKS; translated from the coding sequence ATGAACAAGAGTGTCCCACAACCATCCGAATGCTTTACCCCGATGGGAGAATGCCAGGAGCATTGCGTTGACTTGACTGTTGGTGACGCGATCGCCCGGGCCGGTCAAAAGTGGGGTGATCGTGATGCGGTTGTTTACAGGCACCAACCTTTGATCGACGATGTAGTGTGGACCTATAAAGATCTTGATGCGACTGCAGAGCGACTTGCTGCGGTTCTTCTGGAACTTGGATATAAGCCTGGAGAGAAGGTCGCTGTCTGGAGTCCGAACCATCCGGACTGGATCCTGCTGGAATATGCCATCGCAAAAGCCGGTCTGGTCATCGTGGCTCTGAACCCGTTGTACCGCCCCCGGGAGTTAAAATTCGCGCTGCAGGATTCCGGTGCTGCCGGTATATTCTATGCCGACAGGATCGGCGCCCATGCGCCGGCTGAGGCGATCGCCAAAGTACGCGAGGAAGCCCCCTCGCTGCGTTATGCTCATTCTTTTTCGAGTATCCGGGCCGATCTACTTAAGCGTGAAGTAGGCGGGATGCCGAAGATTTCTATCGACCCTGGCCAGACATTCATGATTCAATATACATCTGGCACGACCGGTGTGCCCAAAGCGGTGCGCTTGTCCCATAAGGCGATCACGATCACGGCCAGGAACTCTTATTCTCAGTGGCGGCTGAATGAAAATAGCCGGGTGTGCTTTGGCTTTCCGCTCTTTCATGTCGGCGGATCCGGAAATTCCGTGCCCGGCGCCTGCCTCAACGGGGCAACGGCTCTGCCGCTCTATATCTTCAAGCCAGCTGTTACGCTCGACATCCTTGAGCACGAGCACTGCACGGCCTTTATCGGTGTGCCCACAATGCTGCTGACCATGCTCGATGATCCAACGATCGCCGGTCGCGATTTTTCCGCGATGAAGAGCATTATTGTCGGTGGTGCGCCGGTCTCGCACGACCTTCTTCATCGCTGTCAGGATATTTTCAACGCGGAAGTCATAAATTGCTATGGCCAAACCGAAACCTGCGGGGTGACCACCACAACTCTTTACAGCGACAGGGAAGAGAAGAAGGTTGAGACCAGTGGACGGCCTCTGGTCGGGGTAGGGGTGTCAATCCGGGATGAGGAGGGACAGGTCGTGCCGCGTGGCGAACTTGGTCAACTTTTTTACAGGGGGCCGGGCCGGATGACAGGCTATGGCAGCGCGGACACCCCGGTGGCGGAGGGCGATGCCTGGATTGCCTCGGGCGATCTTGCACGGATGGATGAAGACGACTTTGTCTCCATCACAGGGCGTAAAAAGGAAATGATCATTCGCGGCGGCGAGAATCTCTCACCGGTGGAGATCGAGCATTACATGAAAGAGCACGCAGCGATTGCTGATGTCGCCGTTATCGGTGTGCCCGACGAGAAATATGGCGAGGTGGCCTGTGCCGTCGTGCGGCTGAGACCTGAAGCGGAACTTTCCAGCGAAGATATCCTGCAATGGTGTGCCGAACGCATTTCACGCTGGAAAGTGCCCGAGTATGTCGAGTTTGTTGACGAGTTTCCAATGACTCCATCGGGCAAAATTCAAAAGTTCATTCTCCAGAAAATAATGTCTGAACGCCTCGGGGTTGCAGACCGCCAGCGCCAGGAAAGCCAGAGACAAAACAAGGGAAACAAATCATGA
- a CDS encoding TonB-dependent receptor codes for MKRNKSVLLQTVAISVLAGIATPVSAEEIMQIEEIIVKAQKRDQSIQDVPISIQVVGGQDLQDRQISDTESLASYLPNVMVSKDSVANNIYVRGVGSGSNSGFEQAVATFVDGIYHGRSRYSQSTLVDIAQIEVLRGPQTIYFGNNAIGGAFSVTTRKPDLAEWDGYLQAAYEFEGNETTVEGAAGGPLVEDRLAIRLAGRYSNLEGYVQNLGTGQTDPNIEDVFFRGTALLQLSDNWQASFKGEVGDQDSRGSFSTELFNCPPPAPFSAATTFSCGYSLAVGEEAELDYRRASSPGEQGSINAEEYAFTIERDNSEGPGIFLQAARSQHDFLLAADTDSVSAEFFAFNTTEDFTQDTVELRIMSQFDSELEWIMGAYYLDSDTRVDTTLNFPFATALLGGPLSALAPFAPLAGDLQHDQNEKAYSAFGSITYPFNDKLSATVGLRYTKSKKTGTQSATNATSDDPFGLTVTPLPAALQPVAAFLTGFVDHTTSGAVEDDDLLPSFSVQYKANDNISLYAKFSEGFKAGGFDTLELTGIPERYTFEPETVVSYEAGLKSYLFDRTLSFNLAVFYSDYDDLQQSITQFTETSAFVTIDNVGGLRTQGIEADLLWRASDNFEIGGNFALLDAEYRDYANAGCTVLQAFEAEQAGQIGCAQDLTGKAPPFAPTYSGNIRVGYNREIGNSFELTAESILSFSGAYDVIGDKDPNTRQGAWQKIDVRVGLRNVDQGWNLAVVGKNLTNEKVIGAANDVVASAGSYSVQLARGRTVAVLASYQF; via the coding sequence ATGAAGCGTAACAAATCTGTACTTTTACAGACAGTAGCTATCTCGGTTTTGGCAGGCATTGCGACGCCTGTCAGTGCGGAAGAGATTATGCAGATTGAAGAAATCATAGTTAAGGCCCAAAAACGCGATCAGTCTATTCAGGACGTGCCGATCTCCATTCAGGTGGTTGGGGGGCAGGATTTGCAGGACCGCCAAATTTCCGACACAGAATCTCTGGCGAGTTATCTGCCGAACGTTATGGTTTCCAAGGACTCGGTTGCCAACAATATCTACGTGCGTGGTGTGGGGTCCGGATCCAACTCCGGCTTTGAACAGGCGGTCGCGACTTTTGTTGACGGCATCTACCATGGCCGGTCACGCTATTCCCAGTCAACGCTTGTCGACATAGCACAGATTGAGGTTTTGCGCGGGCCACAGACTATTTATTTCGGCAACAATGCTATCGGCGGTGCTTTCAGCGTAACCACCAGGAAGCCGGACCTCGCAGAATGGGACGGTTATTTACAGGCGGCCTATGAATTTGAAGGCAATGAAACAACGGTTGAAGGGGCTGCAGGCGGACCGTTGGTCGAAGACAGGCTGGCCATTCGTCTTGCTGGACGTTACTCCAACCTGGAGGGCTATGTTCAGAATCTGGGCACCGGACAAACCGACCCCAATATCGAGGATGTCTTCTTCCGGGGAACCGCGCTGCTGCAACTTTCAGACAACTGGCAGGCGTCTTTCAAGGGAGAAGTCGGCGATCAGGACTCCAGAGGGTCTTTCTCGACGGAGTTGTTCAACTGCCCGCCACCTGCGCCGTTCTCCGCTGCAACGACTTTCTCGTGTGGTTATTCTCTTGCTGTCGGTGAAGAGGCCGAGCTGGACTATCGCCGGGCGTCATCTCCTGGTGAACAGGGCTCTATAAATGCAGAGGAGTATGCCTTCACGATCGAGCGTGATAACTCCGAGGGACCTGGCATTTTCCTGCAGGCCGCCCGTTCGCAGCATGACTTCCTGCTGGCGGCGGACACGGACAGCGTGTCAGCAGAATTTTTTGCCTTCAACACGACTGAAGACTTTACACAGGATACGGTTGAGTTGCGGATTATGTCGCAATTCGATTCCGAGCTCGAATGGATCATGGGCGCCTACTATCTTGATTCCGACACCCGGGTTGACACCACGCTGAATTTTCCGTTTGCCACGGCTCTTCTCGGGGGACCGTTGTCGGCTCTGGCGCCTTTTGCACCACTGGCTGGCGACCTGCAACATGACCAGAATGAAAAGGCCTATTCGGCCTTCGGGTCGATCACCTATCCCTTCAATGACAAGCTGTCCGCCACTGTGGGTCTGCGCTATACCAAGTCGAAAAAGACCGGTACCCAGTCCGCCACCAATGCGACGTCGGATGATCCCTTCGGTTTGACGGTAACGCCGCTGCCGGCGGCACTGCAGCCTGTGGCTGCTTTCCTGACGGGCTTTGTCGACCATACAACTTCCGGTGCCGTCGAAGATGATGACCTTCTGCCCTCATTCTCGGTGCAATATAAGGCCAACGACAATATTTCGCTTTATGCGAAGTTCAGTGAAGGCTTCAAGGCCGGTGGTTTTGATACGCTGGAGTTAACAGGTATTCCGGAGCGTTATACTTTTGAACCGGAGACTGTTGTGTCCTACGAGGCTGGCCTCAAGTCCTACCTGTTTGACAGAACATTGTCCTTCAATCTTGCTGTCTTCTACAGCGATTATGATGATCTGCAACAGTCGATTACACAGTTCACAGAAACGTCAGCCTTTGTCACAATTGATAATGTTGGGGGACTGCGCACACAGGGGATTGAAGCCGATCTGCTGTGGCGGGCCAGTGATAATTTCGAGATCGGTGGTAACTTTGCACTTCTGGATGCGGAATACAGGGATTATGCTAACGCGGGCTGTACCGTGCTTCAAGCTTTCGAGGCTGAACAAGCCGGGCAAATCGGCTGCGCGCAGGATTTGACTGGCAAAGCGCCGCCTTTCGCACCGACCTATTCAGGTAATATCCGGGTGGGGTACAACCGCGAAATCGGCAACAGCTTTGAACTCACAGCAGAGTCCATACTTTCCTTCTCGGGGGCCTATGATGTGATTGGCGACAAGGACCCAAACACGCGGCAGGGCGCATGGCAGAAAATTGATGTGCGTGTTGGCCTCCGTAATGTCGATCAGGGCTGGAACCTGGCCGTTGTTGGAAAGAACCTGACTAATGAAAAAGTGATCGGTGCTGCCAACGACGTGGTTGCCTCGGCCGGTTCCTATTCAGTTCAGCTGGCGCGTGGCCGCACAGTGGCTGTTCTGGCGAGCTATCAGTTCTAA
- a CDS encoding enoyl-CoA hydratase-related protein, whose amino-acid sequence MTKLPTLEESALTLNDGVAILRFERDDVRNALTGTALADEIISVCEWVNRNNEVGTLVLTGKGSAFSSGGNIYDIHEKKGMFGGAPTEIQEAYRFGIQRMTRAMYEVEVPTIAAINGAAIGAGFDLTCMCDIRIASDKAKLGETFVNLGIVPGDGGAWFLPRVAGLQRAAELIFSGRIIDAAEAQAIGIVMEVCTAEDLLSRCEELARQFAAKPRHALRVSKRLLRAGQRMGLPDFLDYCASVQGVCHTSEEHQKAVASVVEQIRAR is encoded by the coding sequence ATGACAAAACTTCCCACACTTGAGGAGTCCGCCCTGACACTTAATGACGGGGTCGCCATTTTGCGTTTCGAACGTGACGATGTGCGTAATGCGCTGACAGGAACCGCACTCGCGGATGAAATCATATCCGTCTGTGAATGGGTCAATAGGAATAACGAAGTCGGTACACTGGTATTAACCGGCAAAGGTTCGGCCTTTTCATCGGGTGGAAATATATACGATATCCATGAAAAGAAAGGGATGTTCGGCGGTGCGCCAACGGAAATTCAGGAAGCTTATCGCTTCGGAATCCAGCGCATGACACGGGCGATGTATGAGGTGGAAGTACCAACAATTGCGGCGATTAACGGGGCCGCCATCGGGGCCGGGTTCGACCTGACCTGTATGTGTGATATCCGGATTGCGTCAGACAAAGCCAAGTTGGGGGAAACCTTCGTTAATCTGGGCATCGTGCCGGGTGATGGCGGGGCATGGTTCCTGCCGCGTGTGGCAGGACTGCAGCGGGCGGCCGAGTTGATTTTTTCCGGTCGAATTATCGATGCAGCAGAAGCGCAGGCGATCGGCATAGTAATGGAAGTCTGTACGGCAGAGGACCTCTTGTCACGATGTGAGGAGCTTGCACGGCAATTCGCCGCCAAACCACGTCATGCGCTGAGGGTCTCAAAGAGGCTTTTACGTGCGGGGCAGCGCATGGGGCTTCCGGATTTTCTGGATTATTGCGCCAGCGTTCAGGGTGTGTGTCACACTTCCGAGGAACACCAGAAGGCGGTGGCCTCCGTGGTTGAACAAATTCGGGCGCGATAG
- a CDS encoding acyl-CoA dehydrogenase family protein produces MNNSSENEHILMLRETLQRFIDKEMPSDLVRRWDKDNHFPAEVHRKLADLGLMGLTVPEEYGGSGRDIRATIMAIEMLCGRSMAVGGPFIQSTCYAGLNLVEVASERQKKELLPRVVEDGMIFAYGISEPDVGADIAAVRTTARREGDQLIINGAKRFCSGAKISEYIYTLARTGPKEDKYRNLSLILVPTTAEGITFEEQDALGLKGTGTYDVTFADVTVPQNHIMGEEAGWNNAWSMLLGPGLDIEKIEVAAMALGIASAAVDEAWTYAEEREQFGKPISTFQSIRHMLADAKAKLHACRAVTYDAAEMLDRGEAASLETSMTKLFVCETAKEIVLSCQQVLGAYGYIKEFNMERHVRDILAMPILGGSSAIQKNNICNMLKLKK; encoded by the coding sequence ATGAACAACTCCTCAGAGAATGAACATATCCTGATGCTTCGTGAAACGCTGCAGCGTTTTATCGACAAAGAAATGCCCAGCGACCTCGTTCGTCGCTGGGACAAAGACAACCACTTTCCGGCAGAGGTGCACCGTAAACTGGCCGATCTGGGCCTGATGGGCCTGACAGTCCCGGAAGAATACGGCGGATCCGGCAGGGATATACGCGCGACAATCATGGCCATAGAAATGCTTTGCGGGCGCAGCATGGCCGTAGGCGGACCTTTTATTCAATCCACCTGCTACGCGGGCCTTAATCTTGTCGAAGTCGCCAGTGAACGTCAGAAAAAGGAACTTCTGCCGCGCGTCGTTGAGGACGGCATGATCTTCGCCTACGGCATCAGCGAGCCTGACGTGGGCGCCGACATCGCCGCAGTACGCACCACGGCCAGGCGCGAGGGAGACCAACTCATCATCAATGGTGCCAAGCGTTTTTGCTCAGGAGCAAAAATTTCAGAATATATATACACACTGGCCCGCACCGGACCAAAGGAGGATAAGTACAGGAATCTCTCCCTTATACTCGTGCCGACTACAGCAGAAGGTATAACATTTGAGGAGCAGGATGCGCTTGGCCTGAAGGGGACCGGCACCTACGACGTAACTTTCGCTGATGTTACGGTACCACAGAACCACATCATGGGAGAAGAAGCCGGCTGGAACAATGCCTGGAGCATGTTGTTGGGGCCAGGGCTGGATATTGAAAAAATCGAGGTTGCCGCAATGGCATTGGGCATCGCTTCTGCAGCCGTGGACGAAGCCTGGACCTATGCAGAGGAACGAGAGCAATTTGGCAAGCCGATTTCCACGTTTCAGTCCATCCGTCATATGTTGGCGGATGCGAAAGCCAAACTTCATGCCTGCCGCGCTGTGACATATGACGCTGCAGAGATGCTCGACCGCGGCGAAGCGGCATCACTTGAAACCTCGATGACCAAACTTTTTGTCTGCGAGACCGCAAAAGAAATTGTGCTGTCCTGTCAACAGGTGTTGGGCGCTTATGGATATATAAAGGAGTTCAACATGGAACGTCACGTCCGGGATATCCTGGCCATGCCGATCCTGGGTGGATCTTCCGCAATCCAGAAGAATAACATCTGCAACATGCTGAAACTGAAGAAGTGA
- a CDS encoding acyl-CoA dehydrogenase family protein, translated as MNEYTEILENSVNRLFGDISGKPESAENWELVEELGILNLFLPEELGGMDGGWQEASIVFRLCGYHALPLPVGETMIARRLLHESGKEIPSGPLNLNDVVTGETLMKYGAYMRTSQISGAILACLEKTVDYTRDRKQFGRQLSKFQAIQHQLALLAEEAAAVASASAAAALALDRSDGGFEVSCAKLRANEAAGVVAGISHQLHGAIGITKEFGLYRHTQRLWAWRAEFGNNRYWAQRIGKYVLGNSDNSAWDLITSRGNR; from the coding sequence ATGAACGAGTATACTGAAATTCTGGAAAACAGCGTTAATCGTCTGTTTGGCGACATTTCCGGCAAACCTGAAAGTGCTGAGAACTGGGAACTAGTCGAGGAACTGGGTATTCTGAACCTGTTCCTGCCGGAAGAACTTGGCGGTATGGACGGCGGATGGCAGGAGGCGTCCATCGTGTTCCGTCTTTGCGGATACCATGCCCTCCCTTTGCCCGTCGGCGAAACCATGATTGCGCGCAGGTTGCTTCATGAGTCCGGGAAAGAAATCCCTTCCGGTCCACTGAACCTCAACGACGTTGTGACTGGCGAGACGCTTATGAAATATGGCGCTTATATGCGCACAAGCCAGATCTCGGGCGCTATTCTCGCCTGTCTGGAAAAGACGGTCGATTATACCCGTGATCGCAAGCAGTTCGGGCGGCAACTAAGCAAGTTCCAGGCAATACAGCATCAGCTGGCCTTATTGGCCGAGGAAGCCGCTGCCGTCGCGAGCGCCTCTGCCGCTGCGGCGCTCGCCCTCGACAGATCGGACGGCGGTTTCGAAGTTTCCTGTGCAAAACTGCGCGCCAATGAAGCTGCCGGTGTAGTGGCCGGAATTTCTCATCAACTCCATGGGGCGATCGGGATCACGAAGGAATTCGGCCTTTATCGTCATACCCAGCGCCTTTGGGCGTGGCGCGCCGAATTTGGCAACAACAGATACTGGGCCCAAAGGATAGGAAAATATGTCCTGGGAAACAGTGACAATAGCGCTTGGGATTTAATAACTTCACGAGGCAACCGATGA